A genomic region of Homalodisca vitripennis isolate AUS2020 chromosome 5, UT_GWSS_2.1, whole genome shotgun sequence contains the following coding sequences:
- the LOC124361768 gene encoding troponin C-like isoform X1 yields the protein MEENEDKVRAMRKGFMMIDIHKTGSIETSKIAEALNKMGLEMFDEEKLEELIDEVDVDETGKVDFDQFCQIVGTFLEEEDAEAMQAELKEAFRLYDKEGNGYITTKVLREILAALDDALKPEDLDGMIAEIDTDGSGTVDFEEFMEMMTGE from the exons ATG GAGGAGAATGAGGACAAGGTTCGTG CAATGCGCAAAGGCTTCATGATGATCGACATCCACAAGACCGGTTCCATCGAAACCTCGAAGATCGCGGAGGCTCTCAACAAGATGGGACTTGAGATGTTCGACGAGGAGAAGTTGGAGGAACTCATTGATGAGGTCGACGTTGACG aaaccgGCAAAGTCGACTTCGATCAGTTCTGCCAGATCGTGGGCACCTTCCTGGAAGAGGAGGATGCGGAAGCGATGCAGGCGGAACTGAAGGAGGCCTTCAGACTGTACGACAAGGAGG GTAACGGGTACATTACAACCAAAGTCCTGAGGGAGATCCTGGCTGCCCTGGATGACGCTCTCAAGCCAGAGGACTTGGACGGGATGATTGCTGAGATCGACACTGATGGGTCTGGAACCGTAGACTTTGAAG AGTTTATGGAGATGATGACCGGGGAGTAA
- the LOC124361768 gene encoding troponin C-like isoform X2, giving the protein MRKGFMMIDIHKTGSIETSKIAEALNKMGLEMFDEEKLEELIDEVDVDETGKVDFDQFCQIVGTFLEEEDAEAMQAELKEAFRLYDKEGNGYITTKVLREILAALDDALKPEDLDGMIAEIDTDGSGTVDFEEFMEMMTGE; this is encoded by the exons ATGCGCAAAGGCTTCATGATGATCGACATCCACAAGACCGGTTCCATCGAAACCTCGAAGATCGCGGAGGCTCTCAACAAGATGGGACTTGAGATGTTCGACGAGGAGAAGTTGGAGGAACTCATTGATGAGGTCGACGTTGACG aaaccgGCAAAGTCGACTTCGATCAGTTCTGCCAGATCGTGGGCACCTTCCTGGAAGAGGAGGATGCGGAAGCGATGCAGGCGGAACTGAAGGAGGCCTTCAGACTGTACGACAAGGAGG GTAACGGGTACATTACAACCAAAGTCCTGAGGGAGATCCTGGCTGCCCTGGATGACGCTCTCAAGCCAGAGGACTTGGACGGGATGATTGCTGAGATCGACACTGATGGGTCTGGAACCGTAGACTTTGAAG AGTTTATGGAGATGATGACCGGGGAGTAA